Proteins co-encoded in one Thamnophis elegans isolate rThaEle1 chromosome 1, rThaEle1.pri, whole genome shotgun sequence genomic window:
- the PLPPR3 gene encoding phospholipid phosphatase-related protein type 3 isoform X1, whose protein sequence is MISAKDKAKPPKDSMTLLPCFYFVELPIVASSIVTLYFLELTDLFRPAKVGFQCYDRALSMPYVESNEEMIPLLMLLSLAFAAPAASIMVGEGIVYCLQSKMKGRSNTEGSINAGGCNFNSFLRRTVRFVGVHVFGLCATALVTDVIQLATGYHAPFFLTVCKPNYTLLAISCESNPYITQDICSGQDQHAILSARKTFPSQHATLSAFAAVYVSVSFTSYCPQQSSLIGRGLCFLSGLPWKADCLRYHPQMYFNSIISDSTKLLKPILVFGFAIAAGICGLTQITQYRSHPIDVYVGFLIGSGIAAYLAYHAVGNFRAPIEKAPSHPPAKDALRALTQRGHDSVYHQNKSVSTDELNPQTRLEGMNRQVPREKNSLGSLKRASVDVDLLAPRSPMGKENMVTFSNTLPRVSTPSMDDPARRHMTIHVPVDASRSKQLITEWKQKSVEGRGMTLAEEVARRVASDSLAGEEEDHIPPSLYPTVQARTAERASMGPRVLIQPRPRATQLVHIPEESQANAGANISPKSSSAVRAKWMMMAEKGAAQRVANPPRLMQVIAMSKQPGMVSVTPKHSETSSSSTSSDSSQYCSPSERDSSSVVTIDAHAPHHPVVHLSSGNGPWEWKATQKAPDSQDAYELNEMSKDYHGFRPAKSAGVSPGSSVSDIEQEEARYGSVATINVSVGLGGSASLISAETSPGESLLGASSRESTLRRKPPSLTMGDKDGQAEETENYYKKMQANRGYKE, encoded by the exons ATGATCTCTGCTAAGGACAAAGCAAAACCTCCCAAGGACAGCATGACGCTTCTTCCCTGCTTCTACTTTGTCGAG TTGCCTATCGTCGCTTCCTCCATCGTGACTCTCTACTTCCTGGAGCTGACAGACCTCTTCAGGCCAGCCAAGGTGGGCTTCCAGTGTTACGACCGAGCCCTTTCCATGCCCTACGTGGAAAGCAATGAAGAAATGATTCCTTTGCTGATGCTGCTAAGCTTGGCGTTTGCAGCCCCCGCGGCGTCT ATCATGGTGGGCGAAGGCATCGTGTATTGCTTGCAGTCAAAGATGAAGGGCCGTAGCAATACTGAAGGCAGCATAAATGCCGGCGGTTGCAATTTCAACTCTTTTCTCCGCAGGACGGTCCGGTTTGTGG GTGTTCACGTCTTTGGCCTCTGTGCCACAGCCCTGGTGACCGATGTCATCCAATTAGCCACAGGATACCACGCCCCTTTCTTCCTGACCGTCTGTAAGCCCAACTATACTCTTTTGGCTATCTCCTGTGAGTCCAACCCTTACATCACTCAAGATATCTGCTCAGGTCAAGACCAGCATGCTATTCTCTCAGCCAG gAAAACGTTCCCTTCTCAGCATGCCACCCTGTCTGCATTTGCTGCCGTCTATGTATCCGTGAGTTTTACTT catattgcccccaacaatccag tttaatcgggcgtggctta tgtttcctgtctggtttaccctGGAAAGCTGACTGTCTCCGTTATCATCCACAGATGTATTTCAACTCCATCATCTCAGACAGCACAAAGCTCCTCAAGCCAATCTTGGTGTTTGGTTTCGCCATCGCAGCTGGCATCTGTGGCTTGACGCAGATCACCCAGTACCGCAGCCACCCTATTGATGTTTACGTGGGCTTCCTGATTGGTTCTGGCATTGCTGCTTACTTG GCCTATCACGCAGTGGGCAACTTCCGGGCACCAATAGAAAAGGCTCCCTCTCACCCTCCTGCCAAGGATGCTCTCCGAGCCCTGACGCAACGTGGGCATGACTCCGTTTATCACCAGAATAAGTCGGTCAGCACCGATGAGCTCAACCCCCagacccgactggaagggatgaACCGGCAAGTGCCACGCGAGAAGAACTCGCTGGGGAGCTTGAAACGGGCGAGCGTTGACGTGGACCTTTTGGCACCCCGGAGCCCTATGGGCAAAGAAAACATGGTGACCTTCAGCAACACGTTACCACGGGTCAGCACCCCTTCAATGGATGACCCTGCTCGCCGCCATATGACCATTCACGTCCCGGTGGACGCCTCCCGATCTAAACAGCTGATCACTGAATGGAAACAGAAATCAGTGGAAGGCCGTGGAATGACCTTGGCAGAAGAGGTGGCGAGGCGGGTTGCCTCCGATTCCTTGGCTGGAGAAGAGGAGGATCATATCCCGCCTTCCTTGTACCCCACCGTCCAGGCTCGGACAGCTGAGCGTGCCTCTATGGGTCCTCGGGTCCTCATCCAGCCAAGACCCAGGGCCACTCAACTGGTCCACATCCCTGAGGAAAGTCAAGCGAACGCCGGTGCTAATATTTCACCCAAAAGCAGCTCGGCTGTGAGGGCCAAGTGGATGATGATGGCTGAGAAGGGGGCCGCCCAACGGGTGGCCAATCCACCGCGCCTCATGCAGGTGATTGCCATGTCCAAACAGCCCGGGATGGTATCGGTGACACCCAAGCATTCAGAGACATCTTCGTCCTCCACCAGTTCTGACTCCTCCCAGTACTGCTCTCCATCAGAAAGAGACAGCTCCAGCGTGGTTACCATTGATGCCCATGCCCCTCACCACCCAGTCGTACATCTGTCTTCTGGAAATGGCCCTTGGGAATGGAAGGCTACCCAGAAAGCTCCAGATAGCCAAGATGCTTATGAGCTCAATGAGATGAGCAAAGATTACCATGGGTTCCGGCCTGCCAAAAGCGCCGGAGTCTCACCAGGTTCCTCTGTCAGCGACATTGAACAGGAGGAGGCCCGTTACGGCAGCGTGGCCACCATCAATGTGTCAGTGGGTCTGGGAGGGAGTGCATCCTTGATTTCAGCAGAAACCAGCCCCGGGGAAAGCCTTCTAGGGGCCTCCAGCCGGGAATCCACCCTGCGGAGAAAACCACCTAGCTTAACGATGGGGGACAAAGACGGGCAAGCAGAAGAGACGGAAAACTATTATAAGAAGATGCAAGCCAACCGGGGATATAAGGAATAA
- the PLPPR3 gene encoding phospholipid phosphatase-related protein type 3 isoform X2, whose product MISAKDKAKPPKDSMTLLPCFYFVELPIVASSIVTLYFLELTDLFRPAKVGFQCYDRALSMPYVESNEEMIPLLMLLSLAFAAPAASIMVGEGIVYCLQSKMKGRSNTEGSINAGGCNFNSFLRRTVRFVGVHVFGLCATALVTDVIQLATGYHAPFFLTVCKPNYTLLAISCESNPYITQDICSGQDQHAILSARKTFPSQHATLSAFAAVYVSMYFNSIISDSTKLLKPILVFGFAIAAGICGLTQITQYRSHPIDVYVGFLIGSGIAAYLAYHAVGNFRAPIEKAPSHPPAKDALRALTQRGHDSVYHQNKSVSTDELNPQTRLEGMNRQVPREKNSLGSLKRASVDVDLLAPRSPMGKENMVTFSNTLPRVSTPSMDDPARRHMTIHVPVDASRSKQLITEWKQKSVEGRGMTLAEEVARRVASDSLAGEEEDHIPPSLYPTVQARTAERASMGPRVLIQPRPRATQLVHIPEESQANAGANISPKSSSAVRAKWMMMAEKGAAQRVANPPRLMQVIAMSKQPGMVSVTPKHSETSSSSTSSDSSQYCSPSERDSSSVVTIDAHAPHHPVVHLSSGNGPWEWKATQKAPDSQDAYELNEMSKDYHGFRPAKSAGVSPGSSVSDIEQEEARYGSVATINVSVGLGGSASLISAETSPGESLLGASSRESTLRRKPPSLTMGDKDGQAEETENYYKKMQANRGYKE is encoded by the exons ATGATCTCTGCTAAGGACAAAGCAAAACCTCCCAAGGACAGCATGACGCTTCTTCCCTGCTTCTACTTTGTCGAG TTGCCTATCGTCGCTTCCTCCATCGTGACTCTCTACTTCCTGGAGCTGACAGACCTCTTCAGGCCAGCCAAGGTGGGCTTCCAGTGTTACGACCGAGCCCTTTCCATGCCCTACGTGGAAAGCAATGAAGAAATGATTCCTTTGCTGATGCTGCTAAGCTTGGCGTTTGCAGCCCCCGCGGCGTCT ATCATGGTGGGCGAAGGCATCGTGTATTGCTTGCAGTCAAAGATGAAGGGCCGTAGCAATACTGAAGGCAGCATAAATGCCGGCGGTTGCAATTTCAACTCTTTTCTCCGCAGGACGGTCCGGTTTGTGG GTGTTCACGTCTTTGGCCTCTGTGCCACAGCCCTGGTGACCGATGTCATCCAATTAGCCACAGGATACCACGCCCCTTTCTTCCTGACCGTCTGTAAGCCCAACTATACTCTTTTGGCTATCTCCTGTGAGTCCAACCCTTACATCACTCAAGATATCTGCTCAGGTCAAGACCAGCATGCTATTCTCTCAGCCAG gAAAACGTTCCCTTCTCAGCATGCCACCCTGTCTGCATTTGCTGCCGTCTATGTATCC ATGTATTTCAACTCCATCATCTCAGACAGCACAAAGCTCCTCAAGCCAATCTTGGTGTTTGGTTTCGCCATCGCAGCTGGCATCTGTGGCTTGACGCAGATCACCCAGTACCGCAGCCACCCTATTGATGTTTACGTGGGCTTCCTGATTGGTTCTGGCATTGCTGCTTACTTG GCCTATCACGCAGTGGGCAACTTCCGGGCACCAATAGAAAAGGCTCCCTCTCACCCTCCTGCCAAGGATGCTCTCCGAGCCCTGACGCAACGTGGGCATGACTCCGTTTATCACCAGAATAAGTCGGTCAGCACCGATGAGCTCAACCCCCagacccgactggaagggatgaACCGGCAAGTGCCACGCGAGAAGAACTCGCTGGGGAGCTTGAAACGGGCGAGCGTTGACGTGGACCTTTTGGCACCCCGGAGCCCTATGGGCAAAGAAAACATGGTGACCTTCAGCAACACGTTACCACGGGTCAGCACCCCTTCAATGGATGACCCTGCTCGCCGCCATATGACCATTCACGTCCCGGTGGACGCCTCCCGATCTAAACAGCTGATCACTGAATGGAAACAGAAATCAGTGGAAGGCCGTGGAATGACCTTGGCAGAAGAGGTGGCGAGGCGGGTTGCCTCCGATTCCTTGGCTGGAGAAGAGGAGGATCATATCCCGCCTTCCTTGTACCCCACCGTCCAGGCTCGGACAGCTGAGCGTGCCTCTATGGGTCCTCGGGTCCTCATCCAGCCAAGACCCAGGGCCACTCAACTGGTCCACATCCCTGAGGAAAGTCAAGCGAACGCCGGTGCTAATATTTCACCCAAAAGCAGCTCGGCTGTGAGGGCCAAGTGGATGATGATGGCTGAGAAGGGGGCCGCCCAACGGGTGGCCAATCCACCGCGCCTCATGCAGGTGATTGCCATGTCCAAACAGCCCGGGATGGTATCGGTGACACCCAAGCATTCAGAGACATCTTCGTCCTCCACCAGTTCTGACTCCTCCCAGTACTGCTCTCCATCAGAAAGAGACAGCTCCAGCGTGGTTACCATTGATGCCCATGCCCCTCACCACCCAGTCGTACATCTGTCTTCTGGAAATGGCCCTTGGGAATGGAAGGCTACCCAGAAAGCTCCAGATAGCCAAGATGCTTATGAGCTCAATGAGATGAGCAAAGATTACCATGGGTTCCGGCCTGCCAAAAGCGCCGGAGTCTCACCAGGTTCCTCTGTCAGCGACATTGAACAGGAGGAGGCCCGTTACGGCAGCGTGGCCACCATCAATGTGTCAGTGGGTCTGGGAGGGAGTGCATCCTTGATTTCAGCAGAAACCAGCCCCGGGGAAAGCCTTCTAGGGGCCTCCAGCCGGGAATCCACCCTGCGGAGAAAACCACCTAGCTTAACGATGGGGGACAAAGACGGGCAAGCAGAAGAGACGGAAAACTATTATAAGAAGATGCAAGCCAACCGGGGATATAAGGAATAA